The Kocuria sp. TGY1127_2 genome includes a window with the following:
- a CDS encoding Rv3235 family protein yields MSSRPEHRGRRRVNKRGTVLSIENLRGTPRAHPEGPPSFYKWRDHSTDPREELRRVHAIAGTMGVAIIEVISGKRSPSQLVRWVHPRVLERIERRATIETAEGPVAAEPIFGNKRFNPTNLRPRRVRAIPVGHNEYEASVVVGNGDRCRALALRIHKARGQWQIIQAEIG; encoded by the coding sequence ATGAGCTCACGACCAGAGCATCGAGGCCGTCGGCGCGTCAACAAACGAGGGACCGTCCTGTCCATCGAAAATCTGCGCGGTACGCCACGGGCGCACCCCGAAGGGCCACCTTCTTTCTACAAATGGCGCGATCATTCGACAGACCCTCGGGAGGAGCTTCGGCGGGTCCACGCCATAGCCGGCACGATGGGTGTGGCAATTATCGAAGTCATCTCGGGCAAACGATCTCCGAGCCAGCTCGTCCGGTGGGTGCATCCGAGAGTCTTGGAGCGCATCGAGAGGAGGGCTACGATCGAGACCGCGGAAGGCCCCGTTGCCGCCGAACCCATTTTCGGGAACAAGCGTTTCAACCCGACCAATCTGAGACCTCGACGGGTCCGCGCCATACCCGTTGGACACAACGAATACGAGGCGAGCGTCGTCGTGGGCAACGGTGACCGTTGCCGGGCTTTGGCCCTCCGCATCCACAAGGCGAGAGGTCAGTGGCAAATCATTCAGGCCGAAATCGGCTAG